In one window of Tenrec ecaudatus isolate mTenEca1 chromosome 3, mTenEca1.hap1, whole genome shotgun sequence DNA:
- the LOC142442241 gene encoding LOW QUALITY PROTEIN: uncharacterized protein LOC142442241 (The sequence of the model RefSeq protein was modified relative to this genomic sequence to represent the inferred CDS: deleted 3 bases in 2 codons; substituted 1 base at 1 genomic stop codon) — MYIVNGSYLKRRNHTGVKPHVCGECGKAFIRKTFLTVHQRTHTGEKPHVCGECGKAFTRKGKLTEHQRAHTGEKSFVCGQCGKTFLRKDGLTLHQRTHTGEKPHVCGECGKGFIQKTALTVHQRTHTGEKPHVCGECGKAFTLKCTLTVHQRTHTGEKPHVCGECGKAFIRKGKLTEHQRAHTGEKPHVCGECGKGFIQKASLTVHQRNHTGVKPHVCGECGKAFIRKTFLTVHQRTHTGEKPHVCGECGKAFIRKGKLTEHQRAHTGEKSFVCGQCGKTFLRKDGLTLHQRTHTGEKPHVCGECGKGFIQKTALTVHQRTHTGEKPHVCGECGKAFTLKCTLTVHQRTHTGEKPHVCGECGKAFTLKCTLTVHQRTHTGRNPMYVVNVEKLLSERANLLSISELILERNPMFVVNVAKALSRRLLSLFISEIILEXNPMYVVNVEKPIRKTFLTVHQRTHTGEKPHVCGECGKAFIRKGKLTEHQRAHTGEKSFVCGQCGKTFLRKDGLTLHQRTHTGEKPHVCGECGKGFIQKTALTVHQRTHTGEKPHVCGECGKAFTLKCTLTVHQRTHTGEKPHVCGECGKAFIRKGKLTEHQRAHTGEKPHFS, encoded by the exons cgaaatcatactggagtgaaaccccatgtatgtggtgaatgtggaaaagcctttatcaggaagacttttctcactgttcatcagcgaactcatactggagagaaaccccatgtatgtggtgaatgtggaaaagcttttaccaGAAAGGGTAAACTTACTGagcatcagcgagctcatactggagagaaatcctttgtatgtggtcaatgtggaaaaacctttctcaggaaggatggtctcactcttcatcagcgaactcatactggagagaaaccccatgtatgtggtgaatgtggaaaaggctttatccagaagactgctctcactgttcatcagcgaactcatactggagagaaaccccatgtatgtggtgaatgtggaaaagcctttaccttgaAGTgtactctcactgttcatcagcgaactcatactggagagaaaccccatgtatgtggtgaatgtggaaaagcttttatcagaaagggcaaacttactgagcatcagcgagctcatactggagagaaaccccatgtatgtggtgaatgtggcaaaggctttatccagaaggcttctctcactgttcatcagcgaaatcatactggagtgaaaccccatgtatgtggtgaatgtggaaaagcctttatcaggaagacttttctcactgttcatcagcgaactcatactggagagaaaccccatgtatgtggtgaatgtggaaaagcttttatcagaaagggtaaacttactgagcatcagcgagctcatactggagagaaatcctttgtatgtggtcaatgtggaaaaacctttctcaggaaggatggtctcactcttcatcagcgaactcatactggagagaaaccccatgtatgtggtgaatgtggaaaaggctttatccagaagactgctctcactgttcatcagcgaactcatactggagagaaaccccatgtatgtggtgaatgtggaaaagcctttaccttgaAGTgtactctcactgttcatcagcgaactcatactggagagaaaccccatgtatgtggtgaatgtggaaaagcctttaccttgaAGTgtactctcactgttcatcagcgaactcatactgga agaaaccccatgtatgtggtgaatgtggaaaagcttttatcagaaagggcaaacttactgagcatcagcgagctcatactggagagaaaccccatgtttgtggtgaatgtggcaaaggctttatccagaaggcttctctcactgttcatcagcgaaatcatactggagtgaaaccccatgtatgtggtgaatgtggaaaagcct atcaggaagacttttctcactgttcatcagcgaactcatactggagagaaaccccatgtatgtggtgaatgtggaaaagcttttatcagaaagggtaaacttactgagcatcagcgagctcatactggagagaaatcctttgtatgtggtcaatgtggaaaaacctttctcaggaaggatggtctcactcttcatcagcgaactcatactggagagaaaccccatgtatgtggtgaatgtggaaaaggctttatccagaagactgctctcactgttcatcagcgaactcatactggagagaaaccccatgtatgtggtgaatgtggaaaagcctttaccttgaAGTgtactctcactgttcatcagcgaactcatactggagagaaaccccatgtatgtggtgaatgtggaaaagcttttatcagaaagggcaaacttactgagcatcagcgagctcatactggagagaaaccccat